The following coding sequences are from one Arthrobacter crystallopoietes window:
- the pheS gene encoding phenylalanine--tRNA ligase subunit alpha, translating to MSETTLGTETPQAAAVPHPLDEAAIGAAVEQALAAIAAAANLEELKAARIAHTGEKSPLSLANREIGKLAKEEKAAAGKLVGPARGRLNKALATRTEELEAERDAQILVDEAVDVTAAPRRRRAGARHPLSILQERVSDIFVGMGWEIAEGPEVESEWFNFDALNFKPDHPAREMQDTFFVEPPEAHLLMRTHTSPVQVRSMLEREVPIYVLCPGKVFRTDELDATHTPVFHQFEGLAIDKGLSMADLRGTLEHFARQMFGADASIRLRPNFFPFTEPSAELDIWHPGAKGGPQWIEWGGCGMVHPNVLRAAGIDPEVYSGFAFGMGIERTLMFRNEVGDMHDMIEGDVRFSEHFGMEI from the coding sequence ATGTCTGAAACCACATTGGGGACTGAGACCCCGCAGGCCGCCGCTGTGCCGCATCCGCTGGACGAGGCGGCCATTGGCGCCGCCGTCGAGCAGGCGCTGGCCGCGATTGCCGCTGCCGCCAACCTTGAAGAGCTGAAGGCCGCCCGCATTGCCCACACCGGCGAGAAATCGCCGCTGAGCCTGGCCAACCGCGAGATCGGCAAACTCGCCAAGGAAGAGAAGGCTGCAGCCGGCAAGCTTGTGGGCCCGGCGCGAGGACGCCTGAACAAGGCGCTGGCCACCCGCACCGAGGAGCTCGAAGCGGAGCGGGATGCACAGATCCTCGTGGATGAGGCCGTGGACGTTACGGCCGCCCCGCGCCGTCGTCGTGCTGGTGCCAGGCACCCGCTGTCCATTCTGCAGGAACGCGTGAGCGACATCTTCGTCGGGATGGGCTGGGAAATCGCCGAAGGTCCCGAGGTAGAGTCCGAGTGGTTCAACTTCGACGCGCTGAACTTCAAGCCGGACCACCCCGCTCGGGAGATGCAGGACACCTTCTTCGTGGAGCCGCCGGAAGCCCACCTGCTGATGCGTACGCACACCTCGCCGGTCCAGGTGCGGTCGATGCTGGAGCGGGAGGTGCCGATTTACGTGCTGTGCCCGGGCAAGGTGTTCCGCACCGACGAACTGGACGCCACCCATACACCCGTGTTCCACCAGTTCGAAGGCCTGGCTATCGACAAGGGTCTGAGCATGGCTGACCTGCGCGGGACGCTGGAGCACTTCGCCCGGCAGATGTTCGGCGCCGACGCCAGCATCCGGCTGCGCCCGAACTTCTTCCCCTTCACCGAGCCTTCCGCGGAGCTGGACATCTGGCATCCGGGTGCCAAGGGCGGCCCGCAGTGGATCGAGTGGGGCGGCTGCGGCATGGTGCACCCCAACGTGCTGCGTGCGGCCGGAATCGATCCGGAGGTCTATTCGGGCTTCGCCTTCGGCATGGGCATCGAGCGCACGCTGATGTTCCGCAACGAGGTCGGCGACATGCACGACATGATTGAAGGCGATGTACGGTTCAGCGAACACTTCGGGATGGAGATCTAA